One Nocardia sp. BMG111209 DNA segment encodes these proteins:
- a CDS encoding DUF4232 domain-containing protein, whose amino-acid sequence MTTVLFGCSPTPSAPPGPVGTPGSVGSAPDAPGGTAAPSAGPGSPAPSGTAPAQVGQVCPSGAVITGAEVMSPATLHRGVRLTFSLVGAAAPCTLSGYPGVDSGAGGPLLHATRTPRGFMGGLPTGDDTAPVIRLDADHLAHAIVEGVAVDAAGNGCAQYSSLLVTPPDSTETTTVTVPIDTCALQVHPVTD is encoded by the coding sequence TTGACCACGGTTCTGTTCGGATGTTCTCCGACTCCGTCCGCGCCACCCGGCCCGGTCGGGACTCCCGGGTCGGTCGGGTCCGCGCCCGATGCCCCCGGCGGGACGGCCGCACCCTCGGCCGGGCCGGGGTCCCCGGCGCCGTCCGGCACCGCACCCGCGCAGGTCGGCCAGGTGTGCCCGTCCGGCGCGGTCATCACCGGCGCCGAGGTGATGTCCCCGGCCACCCTGCATCGCGGTGTGCGACTGACCTTCTCGCTGGTCGGCGCCGCCGCGCCCTGCACTCTGAGCGGCTATCCCGGTGTGGACAGCGGGGCCGGTGGCCCACTGCTGCACGCCACCCGGACCCCGCGCGGCTTCATGGGCGGCCTGCCCACCGGCGACGACACCGCGCCGGTGATCCGGCTGGACGCCGACCATCTCGCGCACGCGATCGTCGAGGGGGTGGCCGTCGACGCCGCCGGGAACGGCTGCGCGCAGTACAGCAGTCTGCTGGTCACGCCACCCGACAGCACCGAGACGACCACCGTCACCGTCCCCATCGATACCTGTGCGCTGCAGGTGCATCCGGTCACGGATTAG
- a CDS encoding MlaD family protein — protein sequence MTAPIRRFATAALVLLSGAATGCAVSVDRLPLPAPGPSGGTYTVTATFANALNLPTKAKVKLNGADVGEVETMTAKDYTAVVTMRIGSGVLLPAGTTAELRSATPLGDVFVAVSPPAHPDPAAGLLHDGANIPLAATTDAASIEEVLARAALLVNGGTIENVTRVLNALGEDVGGRGDKLAALITHTRELLDGLAARADRIREVVATAEQLGATVARQQSSIDAAVAAAGPASAALAANTRGLTDLVGKLAVIATELARFPSVQGTNDHSLMAEVDQLARELNDAAQSPDANLDSLNGIIAPILKILDGTSAHADIDVAQVAIGAAPDPNFPGDPGARPPDQTDWINFIGSLQYNLGRLHDRIAGPGR from the coding sequence ATGACGGCCCCGATCCGGCGGTTCGCGACCGCGGCGCTGGTCCTGCTGTCCGGCGCCGCCACCGGATGCGCGGTCTCCGTCGACCGGCTGCCGCTGCCGGCCCCCGGTCCGAGCGGCGGCACCTACACGGTGACCGCGACCTTCGCCAACGCGCTGAACCTGCCGACGAAGGCGAAGGTGAAACTCAACGGCGCCGACGTCGGCGAGGTCGAGACGATGACCGCGAAGGACTACACGGCCGTGGTCACGATGCGCATCGGATCCGGTGTGCTGCTACCCGCCGGCACCACCGCCGAACTGCGCTCGGCCACCCCGCTCGGCGATGTGTTCGTCGCGGTGAGCCCGCCGGCCCACCCGGATCCGGCCGCCGGTCTGCTGCACGACGGCGCGAACATCCCGCTCGCCGCGACCACCGACGCGGCCAGTATCGAGGAGGTGCTGGCCCGCGCGGCGCTGCTGGTCAACGGCGGCACCATCGAGAACGTCACCCGGGTGCTCAACGCGCTCGGTGAGGATGTCGGCGGCCGCGGCGACAAGCTGGCCGCGCTGATCACGCACACCCGCGAACTGCTCGACGGGCTCGCGGCCCGCGCGGACCGGATCCGGGAGGTGGTCGCGACCGCCGAACAGCTCGGCGCCACCGTGGCCCGGCAACAGTCGTCGATCGATGCGGCGGTCGCCGCGGCCGGGCCGGCCAGCGCCGCGCTGGCCGCCAACACCCGCGGCCTGACGGATCTCGTCGGCAAGCTCGCCGTCATCGCCACCGAGCTCGCGCGGTTCCCCTCGGTCCAGGGCACCAACGACCACAGCCTGATGGCCGAGGTCGATCAGCTGGCCCGCGAACTGAACGACGCGGCGCAGAGCCCGGACGCGAATCTGGACTCGCTCAACGGCATCATCGCGCCGATCCTGAAGATCCTCGACGGTACCTCCGCGCACGCCGACATCGATGTCGCCCAGGTCGCGATCGGCGCCGCGCCGGATCCGAATTTCCCGGGCGATCCCGGCGCGCGGCCACCGGATCAGACGGACTGGATCAACTTCATCGGATCGCTGCAATACAACCTGGGCCGGTTGCACGATCGGATCGCGGGACCGGGCCGATGA
- a CDS encoding ABC transporter permease yields the protein MAAPYRPPLLRPLAGIAGMPAGPVMRLGHLASFFLRAVAAIPVALRHYRKECLRILSDVTWGNGSLVVGGGTAGVVLVLGAAAGGIVGIEGYSALKLLGMGPATGMIASTAATRELAPIMAAIAFAAQAGCRFTAQLGSMRIAEEIDALDSIAIRPIPYLVTTRLLAAAIAAVPLYLAGLAIDYLAVEIFVDVAGGQATGTYQHYFRLVLDGRDVLYSLAKAVVFVVITSTIQCYYGFYATGGPQGVGVAAGRAMRAAITVMICVNLLMTMALWGFDSGSRISG from the coding sequence ATGGCCGCCCCCTATCGTCCCCCGCTGCTGCGGCCGCTGGCCGGTATCGCCGGAATGCCGGCGGGCCCGGTGATGCGGCTCGGGCATCTGGCGAGCTTCTTCCTCCGCGCGGTGGCCGCGATCCCGGTGGCGCTGCGGCACTATCGCAAGGAATGCCTGCGCATCCTGTCCGATGTCACCTGGGGTAACGGGTCGCTGGTGGTCGGCGGCGGCACCGCGGGCGTGGTGCTGGTGCTCGGCGCCGCGGCGGGCGGCATCGTCGGCATCGAGGGCTACAGCGCGCTGAAACTGCTCGGCATGGGACCGGCGACCGGCATGATCGCCTCGACCGCCGCGACCCGGGAGCTGGCGCCGATCATGGCCGCGATCGCCTTCGCCGCCCAGGCGGGCTGCCGGTTCACCGCCCAGCTGGGTTCGATGCGGATCGCCGAGGAGATCGACGCGCTCGACTCGATCGCCATCCGGCCGATCCCGTACCTGGTCACGACGCGATTGCTGGCCGCGGCGATCGCGGCGGTGCCGCTGTATCTGGCGGGCCTCGCGATCGACTATCTCGCGGTCGAGATCTTCGTCGACGTGGCCGGCGGGCAGGCGACGGGCACCTACCAACACTATTTCCGGCTGGTGCTCGACGGTCGCGACGTGCTGTATTCCCTGGCGAAGGCCGTGGTGTTCGTCGTCATCACCTCGACCATCCAATGTTATTACGGGTTCTACGCCACCGGCGGGCCGCAGGGCGTCGGCGTCGCCGCCGGTCGCGCGATGCGGGCCGCGATCACGGTGATGATCTGCGTGAACCTGTTGATGACGATGGCGCTCTGGGGTTTCGATTCCGGCTCGAGAATCAGCGGGTGA
- a CDS encoding MlaD family protein → MTVTRGARPGAGERAARMFVDGVRALTRHRTALSVLGLVVILVLGAGYLSVGALQWDPWRSHFRVTVELTQSGGLLPNQDVTLRGVRVGRVSSVEVHGETVLAQAEIDGGAHIPASGTVQVSALSAAGEQYLDFVPTGDGGPYLSDGSVVTADRTSTPVTLSTMLGDFNGTLAQVDPAKLQAITKELGAGPDGPRKLQSIVDGGMFLVSTLDSVLPQTLGLLHNSTVVLNTTAELAPGLRVTAQNLAATSNGIAGMTNGFDTLVRQTPGLMSALDAIIADNSPTVVQLLGNLATVSQMAYVHIPALEEFFFPQQRTGSTLDAVDSAFHGGVVWAMVSIYPRRACDYNVPRQPSTVPDFPQPYLNAHCTDPDPTLLPRGARNAPRPPGDETAYAAPGSDPLATADRTPSGPLSIPTPYGGTYAPTYVPPR, encoded by the coding sequence ATGACGGTGACGCGGGGAGCCCGGCCCGGCGCCGGGGAACGAGCGGCGCGGATGTTCGTCGACGGCGTGCGGGCGCTGACCCGGCACCGGACCGCGCTGTCGGTGCTGGGCCTGGTGGTGATCCTGGTCCTGGGCGCGGGGTATCTGTCGGTGGGTGCGCTGCAATGGGATCCGTGGCGGTCGCATTTCCGGGTGACCGTGGAGCTGACCCAGTCCGGTGGACTGCTGCCGAACCAGGACGTGACGCTGCGCGGGGTCCGGGTCGGGCGGGTGTCCTCGGTGGAGGTGCACGGCGAGACCGTGCTCGCGCAGGCCGAGATCGACGGCGGCGCCCACATCCCGGCCAGCGGCACGGTCCAGGTGTCGGCGCTGTCGGCGGCCGGTGAGCAGTATCTGGATTTCGTGCCGACCGGCGACGGCGGCCCGTATCTGTCGGACGGTTCGGTGGTGACCGCCGACCGCACGTCGACACCGGTCACCCTGAGCACCATGCTCGGTGATTTCAACGGCACGCTGGCCCAGGTCGATCCGGCGAAATTGCAGGCCATCACGAAGGAGCTCGGCGCCGGCCCGGACGGGCCGCGGAAATTGCAGTCGATCGTCGACGGCGGCATGTTCCTGGTGTCGACCCTGGATTCGGTGCTGCCGCAGACCCTCGGCCTGCTGCACAACAGCACCGTGGTGCTGAACACGACCGCCGAGCTCGCACCCGGGCTGCGGGTGACCGCGCAGAATCTGGCCGCGACCTCGAACGGTATCGCCGGTATGACGAACGGATTCGACACCCTGGTACGGCAGACGCCGGGACTGATGTCCGCGCTGGACGCGATCATCGCCGACAATTCACCGACCGTGGTGCAATTGCTGGGCAATCTCGCGACCGTTTCCCAGATGGCCTATGTGCACATTCCCGCGCTGGAGGAATTCTTCTTCCCACAGCAACGGACGGGTTCCACGCTCGACGCGGTCGATTCGGCATTCCACGGCGGTGTGGTGTGGGCCATGGTGAGCATCTATCCGCGCCGGGCCTGCGATTACAACGTGCCGCGGCAGCCGAGTACCGTCCCGGATTTCCCGCAGCCCTATCTCAACGCGCACTGCACCGATCCGGATCCGACGCTGCTGCCGCGCGGCGCGCGCAACGCTCCACGGCCACCCGGTGACGAGACCGCTTATGCCGCACCGGGTTCCGATCCGCTGGCCACCGCGGATCGGACACCGTCGGGGCCGCTGTCGATTCCGACTCCCTACGGTGGCACGTACGCTCCGACCTACGTGCCGCCGCGCTGA
- a CDS encoding carboxymuconolactone decarboxylase family protein, whose protein sequence is MTGTPPLAQQLTPARLDREAGYRMLDLLQDNATQQATLPGLETVAPGFADWVVTALFGGTYQRPGLSLRDRQVANLAALTALGGVDPQLAGHVRTSLRAGLSRAEIIEVFVHLAPYIGVPKALAGLRVAAAALAEAGQP, encoded by the coding sequence ATGACCGGCACACCACCGCTCGCGCAGCAGCTCACCCCCGCCCGGCTCGACCGTGAGGCGGGCTATCGGATGCTGGATCTGTTGCAGGACAATGCGACTCAGCAGGCCACCCTGCCCGGGTTGGAGACCGTTGCTCCCGGCTTCGCCGATTGGGTCGTCACCGCTCTGTTCGGCGGCACCTATCAGCGGCCGGGCCTGTCGTTGCGGGACCGGCAAGTGGCGAATCTGGCCGCGCTGACCGCGCTCGGCGGGGTCGATCCGCAGCTGGCCGGACATGTGCGAACCTCGTTGCGGGCGGGGCTGTCCCGCGCGGAGATCATCGAGGTGTTCGTGCACCTCGCGCCCTACATCGGTGTGCCGAAGGCGCTGGCGGGACTGCGGGTCGCGGCGGCGGCCCTGGCCGAGGCGGGGCAGCCGTGA
- a CDS encoding MCE family protein yields MSVRTWWRSARRRPLADYDRVRLGVAAIVVLLVTVGVTVYVNSLHLGEVTYRADFAQAAGIGAGDAVTDAGIQVGTVTGTRLAGDHVAVTMKIRSGVALGADTRAAIKLTTLLGSRYVELRPAGPGTLPGRTIAVSHTEVPYDLETALQAATTTFSQVDADRIASSMTTLSQQLQSVPALVPEVLRNVQDLSTVIAGRRAQIAALLTSTAQVTQVIHAQQADLAGLIGQGTAVLQEIATRHAALQRMIAAATVLVHELAPIAVGDRPQIQQLLTNLGTMTHLIAAHDDLLRNILQILPVPWRYFSDATGTGAELIGNAPDGAFIDSFMCALSAKAQQANLTPYLKDCR; encoded by the coding sequence ATGTCGGTACGGACATGGTGGCGGTCGGCGCGCAGGCGGCCGCTCGCCGACTACGACCGGGTGCGGCTCGGCGTGGCGGCGATCGTCGTCCTGCTGGTGACCGTGGGAGTCACGGTGTACGTGAACTCGCTGCACCTCGGGGAGGTGACCTACCGCGCCGATTTCGCGCAGGCCGCCGGGATCGGCGCGGGCGACGCGGTGACCGATGCCGGCATCCAGGTCGGCACGGTGACCGGCACCCGGCTGGCCGGTGACCACGTCGCCGTCACCATGAAGATCCGCTCCGGGGTGGCGCTGGGGGCCGACACCCGCGCGGCGATCAAGCTGACCACACTGCTCGGATCGCGCTATGTCGAGTTACGTCCGGCCGGGCCGGGGACGCTGCCCGGCCGCACGATCGCAGTGTCGCACACCGAGGTTCCCTACGATCTGGAGACCGCGCTGCAGGCGGCCACCACCACCTTCTCCCAGGTCGACGCGGACCGCATCGCGAGTTCGATGACGACGCTGTCGCAGCAGTTGCAGAGCGTGCCGGCCCTCGTGCCGGAGGTGCTGCGCAACGTGCAGGACCTGTCGACCGTGATCGCCGGCCGCCGCGCGCAGATCGCCGCCCTGCTGACCAGTACCGCGCAGGTCACGCAGGTGATCCACGCGCAACAGGCCGATCTGGCCGGGCTGATCGGGCAGGGCACCGCGGTCCTGCAGGAGATCGCCACCCGGCACGCGGCACTGCAGCGGATGATCGCCGCGGCCACCGTACTCGTGCACGAACTGGCACCGATCGCGGTCGGTGACCGGCCACAGATCCAGCAGTTGCTGACCAATCTCGGCACCATGACGCATCTGATCGCCGCGCACGACGATCTGCTGCGCAACATCCTGCAGATCCTGCCGGTGCCGTGGCGGTACTTCTCCGACGCCACCGGCACCGGCGCGGAGCTGATCGGCAACGCGCCCGACGGCGCGTTCATCGATTCGTTCATGTGCGCACTCAGTGCCAAGGCACAGCAGGCGAATCTCACGCCCTACCTGAAGGACTGCCGATGA
- a CDS encoding MCE family protein: MPIAFESDGKPVSDGRLFLRGIAFLVVAAAVAALMIARSEGVFQRPVRVVADLVDVGDGLPAKSDVKYRGVLVGLVRSVTASTGGGPNQVQIDLFPRSAVGIPGTVTARVVPSNVFAVPSVQLVDNGPGPALAAGARIPQDRGLETVRLQTSLTALSRIVAAAGRSPTDPTLGILATVAQATSGRGADALRAGAQLDRIARGLDAAMAPDGNPSMLVALSEALSGLQSAAPDLLGALHDAVVPMQTLAADRIQLADLLSGGLATSTTVANALQHKTDTITGITGQMGPVLDVMARGGAGFTQMAVSETRLSTVFRNEFWHTDTQGATAKVIVELTPHKQYTRADCPRYGDLAGPSCATAPVGGPSIIGAGGNPNDDDSALGGAVGPVGSRAEQQRIADAFGGPPNSAADLLIGPLVRGNDIRVTPAPPDGGSR; encoded by the coding sequence ATGCCCATCGCGTTCGAATCCGACGGTAAGCCGGTCTCCGACGGCCGACTGTTCCTGCGTGGCATCGCATTCCTGGTCGTGGCCGCGGCCGTGGCGGCCCTGATGATCGCCCGGTCCGAGGGGGTGTTCCAGCGGCCGGTGCGGGTCGTCGCGGATCTGGTCGACGTCGGCGACGGGCTCCCGGCCAAATCGGATGTGAAATATCGCGGGGTCCTGGTCGGGCTGGTGCGGTCGGTGACCGCGTCCACCGGCGGCGGCCCGAATCAGGTGCAGATCGACCTGTTCCCGCGCTCCGCCGTGGGCATTCCCGGCACGGTGACCGCGCGGGTGGTGCCCAGCAACGTCTTCGCGGTCCCCTCGGTGCAACTGGTCGACAACGGGCCGGGCCCGGCGCTGGCGGCGGGTGCGCGGATACCGCAGGACCGTGGCCTGGAGACGGTCCGCTTGCAGACCTCGCTGACGGCGCTGAGCCGCATCGTCGCCGCCGCCGGTCGCTCCCCCACCGATCCGACCCTGGGCATCCTCGCCACCGTGGCACAGGCCACCAGCGGCCGTGGCGCGGACGCGCTGCGCGCCGGCGCCCAGCTGGACCGGATCGCCCGGGGCCTCGATGCCGCCATGGCGCCGGACGGCAACCCGTCGATGCTGGTCGCGCTGTCCGAGGCGCTGAGCGGATTACAGTCCGCCGCACCGGATCTGCTCGGTGCGCTGCACGACGCCGTCGTCCCGATGCAGACGCTGGCCGCCGACCGGATCCAGCTCGCGGATCTGCTCTCCGGTGGTCTGGCGACCTCCACCACGGTCGCAAATGCGTTGCAGCACAAGACCGATACCATCACCGGCATCACCGGTCAGATGGGCCCGGTGCTGGATGTGATGGCCCGGGGCGGGGCGGGCTTCACCCAGATGGCCGTCTCGGAGACGCGGCTGTCGACCGTGTTCCGGAACGAGTTCTGGCACACCGACACCCAGGGCGCGACCGCCAAGGTCATCGTCGAGCTGACCCCGCACAAGCAGTACACCCGCGCCGACTGTCCCCGCTACGGCGATCTGGCCGGGCCCAGCTGCGCGACCGCGCCGGTCGGCGGGCCGAGCATCATCGGCGCCGGCGGCAATCCGAACGACGACGACAGCGCGCTCGGCGGCGCCGTCGGCCCGGTCGGCAGCCGCGCCGAACAGCAGCGCATCGCCGACGCGTTCGGCGGGCCGCCGAATTCCGCGGCCGATCTGCTGATCGGACCGCTGGTGCGCGGCAACGATATTCGCGTCACCCCCGCCCCACCCGACGGAGGATCGAGATGA
- a CDS encoding MCE family protein, which translates to MSGPLRAVQWVALLALGVLVAAGCAGDGGLTHHTRTITAQFDNGKGLYPGNKVSVLGMPIGKVTAIRPHGTGVDVTMSLDADVPVAADAQAVTVSDSLLTDRHVELSPPYRGGPTLPDRAVLDLAHTKTPVEFESLLAMADKLSGSLGGDGNGNGPIADLLTVGTNATAGNGARMRDALSALAQALQLGPDNGAATRAAITEVVTDLDALTAAAARNDGTLRDFGSGVRQLSDLLAEENFGTGDTGAQLNAIIVQVADLLQRNRGALTGLLTDSATMTKSMADYRDNLAEFLDVFPLVADNTYNAIDHDIGALRASVDLNRVLLDGQMVKEICNLLGLHELGCATGSMKDMGPDFGLTAILLAAAGIPR; encoded by the coding sequence ATGAGCGGGCCACTGCGCGCGGTGCAATGGGTGGCGCTGCTGGCGCTCGGCGTCCTGGTCGCCGCGGGCTGCGCCGGCGACGGCGGGCTCACCCACCACACCCGCACGATCACCGCGCAATTCGACAACGGCAAGGGCCTCTACCCCGGCAACAAGGTGTCGGTGCTGGGCATGCCGATCGGGAAGGTCACCGCAATCCGCCCGCACGGCACCGGCGTGGACGTCACGATGTCGCTCGACGCCGACGTCCCGGTGGCCGCCGACGCGCAGGCGGTCACGGTCTCCGATTCGCTGCTCACCGACCGGCACGTCGAGTTGTCGCCGCCCTACCGCGGCGGGCCGACCCTGCCCGACCGGGCGGTACTCGATCTCGCGCACACCAAGACGCCCGTCGAATTCGAGAGCCTGCTCGCCATGGCGGACAAGCTGTCCGGTTCGCTCGGCGGGGACGGCAACGGCAACGGGCCCATCGCGGATCTGCTGACCGTCGGCACGAACGCCACCGCGGGCAACGGCGCCCGGATGCGGGATGCGTTGAGCGCGCTCGCGCAGGCGCTGCAACTGGGCCCCGACAACGGCGCCGCGACCCGGGCGGCGATCACCGAGGTCGTGACCGATCTCGACGCCCTCACCGCCGCCGCGGCCCGCAACGACGGCACGCTGCGCGACTTCGGTTCCGGGGTGCGGCAATTGAGCGATCTGCTCGCCGAGGAGAATTTCGGCACCGGCGACACCGGCGCGCAGTTGAATGCGATCATCGTGCAGGTCGCCGATCTGCTGCAACGCAATCGCGGCGCGCTGACGGGACTGCTCACCGATTCGGCGACCATGACGAAGTCGATGGCCGACTACCGGGACAACCTCGCGGAATTCCTGGACGTGTTCCCGCTGGTCGCCGACAACACCTACAACGCGATAGATCACGACATCGGCGCGCTGCGCGCCTCGGTGGACCTGAACCGGGTGCTGCTGGACGGGCAGATGGTGAAGGAGATCTGCAACCTGCTCGGCCTGCACGAATTGGGTTGTGCCACCGGATCGATGAAGGATATGGGCCCGGATTTCGGGCTCACCGCGATCCTGCTCGCGGCGGCGGGGATTCCGCGATGA
- a CDS encoding MlaD family protein, giving the protein MSVRGPLFGVILFLVASIAATWTVYATLQRGVPGRSDRYSAIFTDVSGLRTGDDVRMAGVRVGRVDAIDLDGTVARVTFEVQHGQPMYTDTVAAVTYQNLIGQRYIGLSLRGNGTHTMLRPGAQLPPDRTEPSFDLSKLLNGFEPLFSVLQPKDVDNITAAVIRALQGDNGSVAALIAETSRLAETFAGPDEILGQLIDNLARVLTDLARQRGDLQTVITQTGKIFDGLAAQRDTLFQQVDSLSGVLDRAAQVVRGAQPQMSAFLTREPGFSQHFLDNQYKFAYLGYNLPLMLQGMTRIVDKGAYLNAYVCNIRFSIAPGVDPIIENLLAMAGPSGTVEHSAICR; this is encoded by the coding sequence ATGAGCGTGCGCGGACCGCTGTTCGGCGTGATCCTGTTCCTGGTGGCGTCGATCGCCGCGACCTGGACCGTCTACGCCACGCTGCAACGCGGGGTGCCCGGCCGCTCCGACCGATATTCGGCGATCTTCACCGATGTGTCGGGCCTGCGGACGGGCGACGACGTGCGGATGGCCGGGGTGCGGGTGGGCCGGGTCGACGCGATCGATCTGGACGGGACCGTCGCACGGGTGACCTTCGAGGTCCAGCACGGCCAGCCGATGTACACCGACACCGTCGCGGCGGTCACCTACCAGAATCTGATCGGCCAGCGCTACATCGGACTGTCGTTGCGCGGCAACGGAACCCATACGATGCTGCGGCCGGGTGCGCAACTGCCGCCGGACCGCACCGAGCCCTCCTTCGATCTGTCCAAGCTGCTCAACGGTTTCGAGCCGTTGTTCAGCGTGCTGCAACCGAAGGACGTGGACAACATCACCGCGGCGGTGATCCGGGCATTGCAGGGCGACAACGGTTCCGTCGCCGCGCTGATCGCCGAAACCTCGCGGCTGGCTGAGACATTCGCCGGTCCGGACGAGATCCTCGGGCAGCTGATCGACAACCTCGCGCGGGTGCTCACCGACCTCGCGCGCCAGCGCGGCGACCTGCAGACCGTGATCACCCAGACCGGCAAGATCTTCGACGGCCTCGCGGCGCAGCGCGACACCCTGTTCCAGCAGGTCGATTCGCTGTCGGGGGTACTGGATCGGGCCGCGCAGGTGGTGCGCGGCGCACAACCGCAGATGTCCGCATTCCTCACGCGCGAACCGGGTTTCAGTCAGCACTTCCTCGACAACCAGTACAAGTTCGCCTATCTGGGCTACAACCTGCCGTTGATGTTGCAGGGTATGACCCGCATCGTCGACAAGGGCGCGTACCTGAACGCCTACGTGTGCAACATCCGCTTCAGCATCGCGCCGGGGGTGGATCCGATCATCGAGAATCTGCTCGCCATGGCGGGGCCGAGCGGAACCGTCGAGCATTCGGCGATCTGCCGATGA
- a CDS encoding phosphotriesterase — MTGRSAASGVGRGGSTGIRRIRTVLGDIEPAELGVCDAHDHLFIRTPKLPGQELDDAEAARAELVSFARAGGRAVVQWTPWGMGRRRAELPGLSRDTGVHLVAATGLHQAAHYDPAELSTVCGDLAELFVRELTEPPVRAGMIKAAGDFHHAGEHSRHVLAAAADAHRATGAPIGVHLEAGTAAGDVLAVLCDEHNMPPESVILGHLHRFPDTRIHREVAAAGAYVQFDGPSRVHHATDWRLLDSIAALVDAGHADRILLGADTVTPSMRATGAGPGMPFLVGGLRARITRELGDDVATAVFVANPARAFAAEWR; from the coding sequence GTGACCGGACGGAGCGCGGCCTCCGGCGTCGGCCGGGGTGGGTCGACCGGGATTCGCCGCATCCGTACGGTGCTCGGCGATATCGAGCCCGCCGAACTCGGTGTCTGCGATGCCCACGACCACCTGTTCATCCGCACCCCGAAACTGCCGGGACAGGAACTCGACGATGCGGAAGCCGCTCGGGCGGAACTGGTTTCGTTCGCCCGCGCCGGTGGCCGGGCCGTGGTGCAGTGGACGCCGTGGGGTATGGGCCGGCGGCGCGCGGAGCTGCCGGGGCTGTCCCGCGACACCGGCGTGCACCTCGTCGCGGCGACGGGCCTGCATCAGGCCGCGCACTACGATCCGGCCGAATTGTCCACCGTCTGCGGCGATCTCGCGGAGCTGTTCGTCCGGGAGTTGACCGAGCCGCCGGTGCGCGCGGGAATGATCAAGGCGGCGGGGGATTTCCATCATGCCGGCGAGCATTCGCGGCATGTGCTGGCGGCGGCCGCCGACGCTCATCGCGCGACCGGCGCCCCGATCGGCGTCCATCTGGAGGCCGGGACCGCCGCCGGGGACGTTCTGGCCGTATTGTGCGACGAGCACAATATGCCACCGGAGAGTGTCATTCTCGGGCATCTGCATCGCTTCCCCGACACCAGGATTCACCGGGAGGTTGCCGCGGCGGGGGCCTACGTCCAGTTCGACGGGCCCTCGCGGGTACACCACGCCACCGATTGGCGACTGCTCGACAGTATCGCCGCCCTGGTCGACGCGGGTCACGCCGACCGCATCCTGCTCGGCGCCGATACGGTCACCCCGTCGATGCGCGCCACCGGCGCGGGGCCGGGGATGCCGTTCCTGGTCGGCGGGCTGCGCGCGCGTATCACCCGCGAACTCGGCGACGACGTCGCCACCGCCGTGTTCGTGGCCAATCCGGCGCGCGCCTTCGCCGCCGAGTGGCGCTAA
- a CDS encoding ABC transporter permease — protein MSTSENISAGSEERSATAEITGWMRGYLGRHPLAALHTVGGQVVMGIHAVRYLITDIVTGQFPFREFLRQAAFMAKTSYVPTLAVALPISATLSIQFGLLAGQVGATALAGAASGLAVIRQAAPLVTAMLLAAAVGSAICADLGSRAIREEIDAMEVMGVSPLRRLVVPRLAAGVMVAMGLTGASCFVGFLAGYLFNVYVQNGTPGSFLATFSSFATVGDLYLAMVKSAVFGAIVTVVACEKGLSTKGGPGGVANSVNAAVVASIMLLMVVNVGFTQLYTMLFPRTTL, from the coding sequence TTGAGCACATCCGAGAACATCTCCGCCGGCAGCGAGGAACGGTCGGCCACCGCCGAGATAACCGGTTGGATGCGCGGATATCTGGGCCGGCATCCACTGGCGGCATTGCACACCGTGGGCGGACAGGTCGTGATGGGCATCCACGCCGTCCGATATCTGATCACCGACATCGTCACCGGGCAGTTCCCGTTCCGGGAGTTCCTGCGGCAGGCGGCATTCATGGCGAAGACCTCCTACGTGCCGACCCTCGCGGTCGCGCTGCCGATCAGCGCCACGCTGTCGATTCAGTTCGGGCTCTTGGCCGGTCAGGTCGGTGCGACCGCATTGGCCGGTGCCGCAAGCGGTTTGGCGGTGATCCGGCAGGCCGCGCCACTGGTGACCGCCATGCTGCTGGCCGCCGCGGTGGGCTCGGCGATCTGCGCGGATCTCGGATCGCGGGCCATCCGCGAGGAGATCGACGCGATGGAGGTGATGGGTGTCTCGCCGCTGCGCCGACTGGTGGTGCCGCGCCTGGCCGCGGGGGTGATGGTGGCGATGGGGCTCACGGGCGCAAGCTGTTTCGTCGGATTCCTCGCCGGATATCTGTTCAACGTCTACGTGCAGAACGGCACGCCGGGCAGTTTCCTCGCCACCTTCTCCTCTTTCGCCACCGTCGGCGACCTGTATCTCGCGATGGTCAAATCCGCGGTGTTCGGCGCGATCGTCACCGTGGTCGCGTGCGAGAAGGGGTTGAGCACCAAGGGCGGTCCGGGCGGCGTGGCGAATTCGGTGAACGCCGCGGTCGTCGCGTCGATCATGCTGTTGATGGTCGTCAACGTCGGCTTCACCCAGCTGTACACCATGCTGTTCCCGAGAACGACGCTCTGA